In Janthinobacterium sp. J1-1, a single genomic region encodes these proteins:
- a CDS encoding AAA family ATPase — translation MNWNTLRQLAPLPGRQPDFAACLAAFPQLELAKTTPQHPVYHAEGDVWTHTMMVIEALLAMPAYAQAARAQQEIVFLAALLHDVAKCSTTVIDPVSGAIGQPGHSRKGALDARIALWDYAVPFAAREAICRLIQVHQVPFFALETSRRGVTPEFTVRELSWQVDIGLLAMLAEADIRGRICPDPQRMLDAIELFRELAREEGCYDRPRAFVDDHTRVRYFRGAEAHPDYPLFQQPGSRVIVMSGLPASGKNTWVAKHHPQLPVVSFDDARQALGLRHGKNEGQVGDYAEERARELLRKGLPFVWNATHLSALMREKTLNLLYKYHAQVELVYLEQSRKELLRRNGQRDTSLSNKKLQTMLWNWEIPLPQEAHLVRHDVA, via the coding sequence ATGAACTGGAACACCCTGCGCCAACTGGCGCCGCTGCCAGGGAGGCAGCCCGATTTCGCCGCCTGCCTGGCCGCCTTTCCACAACTGGAACTGGCCAAGACCACGCCGCAACATCCGGTGTATCACGCCGAAGGCGACGTCTGGACGCATACCATGATGGTCATCGAGGCGCTGCTGGCCATGCCTGCCTATGCGCAAGCCGCGCGCGCGCAGCAGGAAATCGTCTTCCTGGCCGCGCTGCTGCACGACGTGGCCAAGTGCAGCACCACCGTGATCGATCCTGTCTCGGGCGCCATCGGCCAGCCCGGCCACTCGCGCAAGGGGGCGCTCGACGCCCGCATCGCGCTATGGGATTACGCGGTGCCGTTTGCCGCGCGCGAAGCCATCTGCCGCCTGATCCAGGTGCATCAGGTGCCGTTTTTTGCGCTGGAGACCTCGCGTCGTGGCGTGACGCCCGAATTTACCGTGCGCGAACTGTCGTGGCAGGTCGATATCGGCCTGCTCGCCATGCTGGCCGAGGCCGATATCCGCGGCCGCATCTGTCCCGATCCGCAGCGCATGCTGGACGCGATCGAACTGTTTCGCGAACTGGCGCGCGAGGAGGGCTGTTACGACCGGCCGCGCGCCTTTGTCGACGATCATACGCGCGTCAGGTATTTTCGCGGCGCCGAGGCGCATCCCGACTATCCCTTGTTCCAGCAGCCGGGCTCGCGGGTGATCGTCATGTCGGGCCTGCCGGCGTCGGGCAAGAATACCTGGGTGGCGAAACACCATCCGCAACTGCCGGTGGTGTCGTTCGACGATGCGCGCCAGGCGCTGGGCCTGCGCCATGGCAAGAACGAAGGGCAGGTGGGCGATTATGCGGAAGAGCGCGCGCGTGAACTGCTGCGCAAGGGCCTGCCCTTTGTGTGGAACGCGACCCATTTGTCGGCGCTGATGCGCGAAAAAACGCTCAATCTGCTCTACAAATACCATGCGCAGGTTGAGCTGGTGTACCTGGAGCAATCGCGCAAGGAACTGCTGCGCCGCAATGGCCAGCGCGATACCTCCTTGAGTAACAAGAAGCTGCAAACGATGTTGTGGAACTGGGAAATTCCACTGCCGCAGGAGGCACACCTGGTCCGCCATGACGTGGCTTGA
- a CDS encoding RNA ligase family protein, translating to MYLQSLPLFKYPRTPHLEGSRLQPGDDASDQMPLKRLANRYVVIEEKIDGANAAVSFSEAGEVLLQSRGHYLMGGGSERQFNLLKPWAHAHEHALLALLEDRYVLFGEWAYSKHSVFYDCLPHYFNEFDMYCRRTQTFLSTARRHALLAGSPVLSVPVLYAGAMPAKPQQLWQLLRHSLAKSTLWRGAFETVVARERLPLDLCWRQTDKSDLAEGLYLKVEDDDKVLARYKLVRPDFTQTILDSGSHHATRPLIPNQLAPGVDLYAPQALLTWESLGLRTCHSLDELAALTKKRSTR from the coding sequence ATGTACCTGCAATCTTTACCGTTATTCAAATACCCGCGCACGCCGCACCTGGAAGGCTCGCGCCTGCAGCCCGGCGACGATGCTTCCGATCAAATGCCTCTCAAGCGGCTGGCCAATCGTTACGTCGTTATCGAAGAAAAAATCGATGGCGCCAACGCCGCCGTTTCGTTCAGCGAGGCCGGCGAGGTGCTGCTGCAGTCGCGCGGCCACTACCTGATGGGCGGCGGCAGCGAGCGCCAGTTCAACCTGTTGAAACCGTGGGCGCATGCCCATGAACACGCCTTGCTGGCGCTGCTGGAAGACCGGTACGTGCTGTTCGGCGAATGGGCCTACAGCAAGCATTCCGTGTTCTACGATTGCCTGCCGCATTACTTCAACGAATTCGACATGTATTGCCGCCGCACCCAGACATTTTTGTCGACGGCGCGCCGGCATGCGCTGCTGGCGGGATCGCCCGTACTGTCCGTGCCGGTGCTGTACGCGGGCGCCATGCCGGCCAAGCCGCAGCAGCTGTGGCAGTTGCTGCGCCATTCGCTGGCCAAGTCGACGCTGTGGCGCGGGGCCTTCGAGACCGTGGTGGCGCGTGAAAGGCTGCCACTGGACCTGTGCTGGCGGCAGACCGACAAATCCGACCTGGCCGAAGGCCTGTACCTGAAAGTCGAAGACGATGACAAGGTGCTGGCGCGCTACAAGCTGGTGCGGCCCGATTTTACGCAAACCATCCTCGACAGCGGCTCGCACCATGCCACGCGGCCCTTGATCCCGAACCAGCTGGCACCCGGCGTCGATCTGTATGCGCCGCAAGCGCTGCTTACCTGGGAAAGCCTGGGCCTGCGCACCTGCCATTCGCTCGACGAGCTGGCCGCACTGACAAAGAAAAGGAGTACCCGATGA
- a CDS encoding NAD(P)-dependent oxidoreductase → MAKVAFIGLGVMGFPMAGHLAAGGHEVTVYNRNPARAQAWLEQHRGSSAATPAAAAAGAEFVFTCIGNDNDLYQVILEEGGLLSGMAPGSILVDHTTASAEAARTIHAAAQERGVFFLDAPVSGGQAGAENGKLTVMAGGDAEAYARAEAVIALFARAVTYMGPSGSGQLTKMVNQICIAGLVQALSEGIAFAENAGLDAALVVDVISKGAAQSWQMENRGKTMIERKFDFGFAVDLMRKDLGICLAEAQRNGSELPVTTLTDQFYGEVQQAGGNRYDTSSLITRLGKK, encoded by the coding sequence ATGGCAAAAGTGGCATTTATCGGACTGGGCGTGATGGGTTTTCCCATGGCGGGCCATCTGGCGGCGGGCGGGCATGAGGTGACTGTCTACAACCGCAATCCGGCACGCGCGCAAGCCTGGCTGGAACAGCACCGGGGCAGCAGCGCCGCCACGCCGGCCGCGGCGGCTGCTGGCGCCGAGTTCGTCTTCACCTGCATCGGCAACGACAACGATCTGTACCAGGTGATCCTGGAAGAGGGCGGCTTGCTGTCCGGCATGGCGCCGGGCAGCATCCTGGTCGACCATACAACGGCCTCGGCCGAAGCGGCCCGCACCATCCATGCTGCGGCGCAAGAGCGGGGCGTGTTCTTCCTCGACGCGCCCGTCTCGGGCGGCCAGGCAGGCGCCGAAAACGGCAAGCTGACGGTGATGGCCGGTGGCGATGCGGAAGCGTATGCGCGGGCCGAAGCCGTGATCGCGCTGTTCGCGCGCGCCGTGACCTACATGGGGCCATCGGGCTCGGGCCAGCTGACCAAGATGGTCAACCAGATCTGCATCGCCGGCCTGGTGCAGGCGCTCAGCGAAGGCATCGCCTTTGCCGAGAATGCGGGCTTGGACGCGGCGCTGGTGGTGGACGTGATTTCCAAGGGCGCGGCGCAATCGTGGCAGATGGAAAACCGCGGCAAGACCATGATCGAGCGCAAGTTCGACTTCGGCTTTGCCGTCGACCTGATGCGCAAGGACCTGGGCATCTGCCTGGCCGAAGCGCAGCGCAACGGCAGCGAGCTGCCTGTCACCACGCTGACCGACCAGTTCTATGGCGAAGTGCAGCAGGCCGGCGGCAACCGTTACGACACCTCCAGCCTGATCACGCGCCTGGGCAAGAAGTAG
- the hisC gene encoding histidinol-phosphate transaminase has product MSQFWSSIVTQLTPYVPGEQPKLPGLIKLNTNENPYGPSPQVLAALKEAANDALRLYPDPSASELKQTLADYHGVSSAEVFVGNGSDEVLALAFMALLKHDAPLLFPDISYSFYPVYCKLYGIDYRTVPLDDAMRIRPDDYTGPCGAIIFPNPNAPTGVDLPLAGVEAMLRAHPEAVVVVDEAYVDFGGESAITLVKQYPNLLVVQTLSKSRSLAGLRVGFAIGHPDLIEALERVKNSFNSYPLDRLALAGAVASFRDEAYFQQTRQAVIASRTQLTAQLTQLGFEVLPSVANFVFARHPQHDAAQLAAGLRARSVIVRHFNAPRISQYLRISIGNPQECAALVEGLRSLV; this is encoded by the coding sequence ATGAGCCAATTCTGGAGTTCCATCGTCACCCAGCTGACCCCTTACGTCCCCGGCGAGCAGCCTAAACTGCCAGGCCTGATCAAACTGAACACCAATGAAAACCCGTACGGCCCGTCGCCACAGGTACTCGCCGCCTTGAAGGAAGCGGCCAACGACGCCCTTCGCCTGTACCCGGACCCCAGCGCCAGCGAACTGAAACAGACGCTGGCCGATTACCATGGCGTGAGCAGCGCCGAAGTATTTGTCGGCAATGGCTCCGACGAAGTGCTGGCGCTGGCGTTCATGGCTCTGCTCAAGCACGACGCGCCGCTGCTGTTTCCGGACATCAGCTACAGTTTTTATCCTGTGTATTGCAAGCTGTACGGCATCGACTACCGCACCGTGCCGCTCGACGATGCGATGCGCATCCGCCCGGACGATTACACGGGCCCGTGCGGCGCCATCATCTTCCCGAACCCGAATGCGCCGACCGGCGTCGACCTGCCGCTGGCCGGCGTGGAAGCGATGCTGCGCGCGCATCCCGAGGCAGTGGTGGTGGTCGATGAAGCGTATGTCGATTTCGGCGGCGAGAGCGCCATCACGCTGGTGAAGCAGTATCCGAATCTGCTGGTGGTACAAACGCTGTCGAAATCGCGTTCGCTGGCCGGCCTGCGCGTCGGTTTTGCCATCGGCCACCCTGACCTGATCGAAGCGCTGGAACGGGTCAAGAACAGCTTCAATTCCTATCCGCTCGATCGCCTGGCGCTGGCCGGCGCCGTTGCCTCGTTCCGCGACGAAGCGTATTTCCAGCAGACGCGGCAGGCGGTGATCGCCAGCCGCACGCAGCTGACGGCGCAGCTGACGCAGCTCGGTTTCGAGGTGCTGCCATCGGTGGCCAACTTCGTGTTTGCGCGCCATCCGCAGCATGACGCGGCACAGCTGGCGGCCGGCCTGCGTGCGCGCTCGGTGATCGTGCGCCATTTCAATGCGCCGCGCATCAGCCAGTATTTGCGCATCAGCATCGGCAATCCGCAGGAATGCGCGGCGCTGGTGGAGGGCTTGCGGTCGCTGGTGTGA